The following are encoded together in the Phocoena sinus isolate mPhoSin1 chromosome 11, mPhoSin1.pri, whole genome shotgun sequence genome:
- the TRIM15 gene encoding tripartite motif-containing protein 15, with the protein MPSTPSHKGAPCSECKGPLEDAVTATCGHTFCWHCLPPPSQMGAQPSGRVLLCPLCKEKKQTETLLVPVPLGPLEETYCEEHGEKIYFFCENDAKFLCVFCREGPSHQAHVVGLLHEAIQPYRDRLRSRLEALRMERDDVEDMKSRDDRKLQVLLTQIESKKQQVEAAFERLQQELGEYQHLLLARLTELEQQIWKERDEYISKLSEEVARLGAQVKELEEKCQQPASELLQDVRVNQSRYEMKTFVSPEAISPDLVEKIRDLHRKILTLPEMMRAFSENLVHHLETDTGVVTLDPQTASQGLVLSEDRKSVKYTRWKQNLPDSRLRFEGLPVVLGSPSFSSGRHRWQVEVQLGDGGGCTVGVVGEEVRRKGKQGLSAEEGVWAVILSHQQCWATTSPGTDLPLSEIPRLVGVSLDYEAGHLALLNAETQEPIFTFTASFSGKVYPFFAVWKKGSCLTLKG; encoded by the exons atgccctccaccccctcccacaAAGGGGCCCCCTGTTCTGAGTGCAAAGGGCCCCTGGAGGATGCAGTGACCGCCACCTGTGGACACACCTTCTGCTGGCactgtctccccccaccctcccagatGGGTGCCCAGCCCTCCGGCAGGGTCCTGCTCTGTCCCCTCTGCAAGGAGAAGAAGCAGACCGAGACCCTCTTGGTCCCCGTGCCCCTGGGCCCTCTGGAGGAGACTTACTGCGAGGAGCATGGTGAGAAGATCTACTTCTTCTGCGAGAATGATGCCAAATTCCTCTGTGTGTTCTGCAGGGAGGGTCCCTCCCACCAGGCCCACGTTGTGGGCCTCCTGCACGAGGCCATCCAGCCCTACCGG GACCGTCTCAGGAGTCGGCTGGAAGCCCTGAGAATGGAGAGAGATGACGTTGAAGACATGAAGAGCCGGGATGACCGGAAGCTCCAAGTGCTCCTG ACTCAGATTGAAAGCAAGAAGCAGCAGGTGGAAGCGGCTTTTGAGAGGTTGCAGCAGGAGCTGGGGGAATATCAGCATCTCCTGCTGGCCAGGCTGACGGAGCTGGAGCAGCAGATCTGGAAGGAGAGGGACGAGTATATCTCGAAGCTCTCTGAGGAAGTCGCCCGGCTTGGAGCCCAGGTCAAAGAGCTGGAGGAGAAGTGTCAGCAACCAGCAAGTGAGCTTCTACAA gaTGTCAGAGTCAACCAGAGCAG GTATGAGATGAAGACTTTTGTGAGTCCAGAGGCCATTTCTCCTGACCTTGTCGAAAAGATCCGCGATCTCCACAGGAAAATACTCACCCTCCCAGAGATGATGAGGGCGTTCTCAG AAAACTTGGTGCATCATCTGGAAACAGATACAG GGGTTGTCACTCTGGACCCTCAGACCGCCAGCCAGGGCCTGGTCCTCTCCGAGGACAGGAAGTCTGTGAAGTACACCCGGTGGAAGCAGAACCTGCCCGACAGCCGCCTGCGCTTCGAGGGTCTCCCGGTGGTGCTGGGCTCCCCCAGCTTCTCCTCGGGGCGCCACCGCTGGCAGGTGGAGGTGCAGCTGGGGGACGGCGGCGGCTGCACGGTGGGGGTGGtcggggaggaggtgaggaggaaagggaagcaggGTCTGAGCGCCGAGGAGGGCGTCTGGGCGGTGATcctctcccaccagcagtgctggGCCACCACCTCGCCGGGCACCGACCTGCCGCTGAGCGAGATCCCGCGCCTCGTGGGCGTCTCCCTGGACTACGAGGCGGGGCACCTGGCCCTGCTCAACGCCGAGACCCAGGAGCCCATCTTCACCTTCACCGCCTCCTTCTCCGGCAAAGTCTATCCTTTCTTCGCTGTCTGGAAAAAAGGTTCTTGCCTTACTTTGAAAGGCTGA